A genomic window from Micromonospora sp. WMMA1947 includes:
- a CDS encoding DUF742 domain-containing protein, producing MEPRRDPRGALVRPYAVTRGRTEPLQNIALEAVLSSTPTQSAEARFAGHDKYRISSVCEGRAQSLAEIAAYTRMPLGVTRVLVADMVAEGLLTLHTAAPATGFAARMNLLGRVLSGLREL from the coding sequence ATGGAACCGCGACGTGATCCACGTGGCGCGCTGGTACGGCCGTACGCGGTCACCCGGGGCCGCACCGAGCCGTTGCAGAACATCGCGCTCGAGGCGGTGCTGTCGAGCACGCCGACGCAGTCGGCCGAGGCGCGCTTCGCCGGGCACGACAAGTACCGCATCTCCTCGGTCTGTGAAGGCCGGGCGCAGTCGCTGGCGGAAATCGCCGCTTACACCCGGATGCCGCTGGGCGTCACCCGGGTGCTGGTCGCCGACATGGTGGCCGAGGGCCTGCTGACGCTACACACTGCCGCTCCCGCAACGGGTTTCGCGGCGCGAATGAACCTGCTTGGAAGGGTGCTAAGTGGACTTCGCGAACTATGA
- a CDS encoding sensor histidine kinase — MSTGPTTLPGSPNAEQRNRRRRLPRLRDARIRSKLALILVVPVAAVIALATIRLISVGEGAYEADRVRSLSAVSVDISALTQDLHKERMAAAVFLADPNQKPDAYNLRVRQTDERIAAYQDERGKLGDLPDAIGNQLKVIDAHLSTLNGTRQEVLDRLQMPVAEASLRYGIVLDDLVAYSDALAQQPGAESLADARRAVAAFAHAKAEVAEEQAVAFTALDGNRIDEEQFSSFVATLTGQQEALLTFSRTATPSQRALVERTVSGDAVQLADRVANDISRSVGRPGPVTRDEASAAIGAVDDLMRWAEIQLLDEMLADADEARADVIRQAIVESLLVLLTLAVAVTLAVVLARSLNDSLRRLREGALAVANHDLPDAVSRLQNVNAIGDGGVDEIVQQVRDPIKLSNRDEVGQVAVAFNVVHREAVRVAAEQAALRTSVSAMFLNLARRSQSLVDRMIGELDAIERSEEDPKRLAQLFELDHLATRMRRNDENLLVLAGADSAVPRRDDALLVDVLRAAQSEVELYNRIEFGTVDTDISVAAHAVNDVVRLVAELLDNATRFSPPNTTVVADGRRIRDYVLIQVEDRGLGLTDDQLDSLNRRLAAPPTVDVAAFRLMGLAVVSRLASRYGIRVELRRNVEGGTVAQVTLPNSTVVLPANRGQAPLTRPRQPLAVEQSPLSQVGAADALAGAGRGAATATLADGWRGATTAPPSRWQTPAETRDTTPAVQLGGATGALPTVAAPAPVAAAPATAPAPVSGAGWSAGGPTVAYPALDPLPKRTPGVDAAQPATQAAPPAYQPLAAAPAVDSTPATPVVARPEQRAEAPIFREMEAVWFRSHGEDETTIFTRPTFDEPPAPAQPAVAPPAASARPKLPTRTPGAQASGLTTTPPAYSPPEVPSTPPAAATPPPAPPATPAPAPSIDPEAWRTAADEGWSRASRAAEPTTGGTTRSGLPKRVPQAQLVPGGIEPKSGRDRSRRTPDEVRGLLSAYHRGVQRGRTAGADLNSTSTKETNR; from the coding sequence GTGAGCACCGGACCTACGACCCTGCCCGGGAGCCCCAACGCCGAACAGCGGAACCGCCGCCGGCGCCTGCCCAGGCTGCGCGACGCGCGGATCCGCTCCAAGCTTGCCCTCATCCTGGTCGTTCCGGTGGCAGCTGTCATCGCGCTGGCAACTATCCGACTCATCTCGGTCGGTGAGGGCGCGTACGAGGCGGACCGGGTCCGGTCGCTGAGCGCGGTGTCCGTCGACATCTCGGCGCTCACCCAGGACCTGCACAAGGAGCGGATGGCGGCGGCGGTCTTCCTGGCCGACCCGAACCAGAAGCCGGACGCGTACAACCTGCGGGTGCGGCAGACCGACGAGCGCATCGCGGCGTACCAGGACGAGCGGGGCAAGCTCGGCGACCTGCCGGACGCGATCGGCAACCAGCTCAAGGTGATCGACGCCCACCTGTCCACGCTGAACGGCACCCGCCAGGAGGTGCTGGACCGGTTGCAGATGCCGGTGGCCGAGGCGAGTCTGCGCTACGGCATCGTGCTCGACGACCTGGTCGCGTACAGCGACGCGCTGGCCCAGCAGCCGGGCGCGGAGAGCCTGGCCGACGCCCGTCGCGCGGTGGCCGCGTTCGCCCACGCCAAGGCCGAGGTGGCCGAGGAGCAGGCGGTGGCCTTCACCGCCCTCGACGGCAACCGGATCGACGAGGAACAGTTCTCGTCCTTCGTGGCCACGCTCACCGGCCAGCAGGAGGCGCTGCTGACCTTCTCCCGGACCGCGACGCCGAGCCAGCGCGCCCTGGTGGAGCGCACCGTCTCCGGCGACGCCGTGCAGCTAGCCGACCGGGTCGCCAACGACATCTCCCGGTCCGTCGGGCGTCCCGGGCCGGTCACCCGCGACGAGGCGTCCGCCGCCATCGGCGCGGTCGACGACCTGATGCGGTGGGCCGAGATCCAGCTCCTGGACGAGATGCTCGCGGACGCCGACGAGGCCCGCGCCGACGTGATCCGGCAGGCGATCGTGGAGAGCCTGCTCGTGCTGCTCACGCTCGCCGTCGCGGTGACGCTCGCGGTGGTGCTGGCCCGCTCGCTCAACGACTCGCTGCGCCGGCTGCGCGAGGGCGCGCTCGCGGTGGCCAACCACGACCTGCCGGACGCGGTGAGCCGGCTGCAGAACGTCAACGCCATCGGCGACGGCGGCGTGGACGAGATCGTCCAGCAGGTCCGGGACCCGATCAAGCTGAGCAACCGCGACGAGGTCGGTCAGGTCGCGGTGGCCTTCAACGTGGTCCACCGCGAGGCGGTCCGGGTCGCGGCCGAGCAGGCCGCGCTGCGGACGAGCGTCTCGGCGATGTTCCTCAACCTGGCGCGCCGTTCGCAGAGCCTGGTCGACCGGATGATCGGCGAGCTGGACGCGATCGAGCGCTCCGAGGAGGACCCGAAGCGGCTGGCGCAGCTGTTCGAGCTGGACCACCTGGCCACCCGGATGCGCCGCAACGACGAGAACCTGCTGGTGCTGGCCGGCGCCGACTCGGCCGTACCGCGTCGTGACGACGCGCTCCTGGTCGACGTGCTCCGCGCCGCGCAGTCCGAGGTCGAGCTCTACAACCGGATCGAGTTCGGCACCGTCGACACCGACATCTCGGTCGCCGCGCACGCCGTCAACGACGTCGTCCGGCTGGTCGCCGAGCTGCTCGACAACGCCACCCGGTTCTCGCCGCCGAACACCACTGTGGTGGCCGACGGCCGCCGGATCCGCGACTACGTGCTGATCCAGGTCGAGGACCGGGGCCTCGGCCTCACCGACGACCAGCTCGACTCGCTCAACCGGCGTCTGGCCGCCCCGCCGACCGTCGACGTGGCCGCGTTCCGGCTGATGGGTCTGGCCGTGGTGAGCCGGCTCGCCTCCCGCTACGGCATCCGCGTCGAACTGCGCCGCAACGTCGAGGGCGGCACCGTCGCCCAGGTCACGCTGCCGAACTCGACGGTGGTGCTGCCGGCCAACCGGGGCCAGGCCCCGCTGACCCGGCCGCGTCAGCCGCTCGCCGTCGAGCAGTCGCCGCTCAGCCAGGTCGGCGCCGCCGACGCGCTGGCCGGAGCGGGCCGGGGCGCCGCCACCGCGACGCTCGCCGACGGGTGGCGGGGGGCGACCACCGCCCCGCCGTCGCGGTGGCAGACGCCCGCCGAGACGCGCGACACCACGCCCGCCGTACAACTGGGTGGGGCGACCGGCGCGCTGCCCACCGTGGCGGCGCCCGCCCCGGTGGCCGCGGCGCCCGCGACCGCGCCGGCTCCGGTCTCCGGAGCGGGCTGGTCCGCCGGGGGACCGACGGTGGCGTACCCCGCACTCGACCCCCTGCCCAAGCGGACGCCGGGCGTCGATGCCGCGCAACCCGCGACCCAGGCCGCACCTCCGGCCTACCAGCCGCTCGCCGCGGCGCCGGCGGTGGACAGCACCCCGGCGACGCCCGTGGTGGCCCGGCCCGAGCAGCGGGCCGAGGCGCCGATATTCCGGGAGATGGAGGCGGTCTGGTTCCGTTCGCACGGAGAGGACGAGACCACCATCTTCACCCGGCCCACGTTCGACGAGCCGCCCGCGCCGGCCCAGCCCGCCGTGGCGCCCCCCGCGGCGTCGGCACGTCCGAAGCTGCCCACCCGTACCCCCGGCGCCCAGGCGTCGGGACTGACCACCACGCCGCCGGCGTACAGCCCGCCGGAGGTGCCGTCCACGCCGCCGGCGGCCGCGACGCCGCCCCCGGCGCCACCCGCCACGCCCGCGCCCGCTCCGTCGATCGACCCGGAGGCCTGGCGTACGGCGGCCGACGAGGGCTGGTCGCGGGCCAGCCGTGCCGCGGAGCCCACCACCGGCGGCACCACCCGCTCCGGCCTGCCCAAGCGGGTGCCGCAGGCCCAGCTCGTGCCCGGCGGGATAGAGCCGAAGAGCGGCCGGGACCGCAGCCGGCGCACGCCGGACGAGGTACGCGGCCTGCTCTCCGCCTACCACCGTGGCGTCCAGCGGGGCCGTACGGCCGGCGCCGACCTGAACAGCACCTCGACCAAGGAGACGAACCGATGA
- the nirD gene encoding nitrite reductase small subunit NirD, with translation MSPVVTLDWTPVCPLDRLDPDRGVAALVGGVQVAVFRTANGLYAVDNLDPVGGAYVMSRGLVGSRGGVPTLASPLHKQVYDLTTGRCLDLPGVTLRRHPVRCRDGLVEVRLRQEE, from the coding sequence ATGAGCCCCGTCGTCACGCTGGACTGGACACCGGTCTGCCCGCTGGACCGGCTCGACCCCGACCGGGGCGTGGCCGCGCTCGTCGGCGGCGTCCAGGTAGCGGTCTTCCGCACCGCGAACGGCCTGTACGCGGTGGACAACCTCGACCCGGTCGGCGGCGCGTACGTCATGTCCCGCGGCCTGGTGGGCAGCCGGGGCGGGGTGCCCACGCTCGCCTCACCGCTGCACAAGCAGGTCTACGACCTCACCACCGGGCGGTGCCTGGACCTGCCCGGCGTGACGCTGCGCCGGCATCCGGTGCGCTGCCGGGACGGCCTGGTCGAGGTGCGGTTACGGCAGGAGGAATGA
- a CDS encoding uroporphyrinogen-III synthase: MRDELAGFTIGVTADRRRDELAALLQRRGARVVLAPALRIVPLADDTDLREATRACLEHPPDVLMANTGIGMRGWLEAAEGWGLAEPLRATLAGAYVVSRGPKATGAIRAAGLREHWSPDSESCDEVVEHLVRRGVAGQVVAMQLHGERQPECADALVAAGATVIEVPVYRWAPPADPAPLHRLIDLVAGRLVDAVTFTSAPAAEALLRAAGDRTETVLEALRGDVLAGCVGTVTAEPLVRRGVPVSAPSRARLGALVRTIVEELPRRTISVKAAGHVLTLRGHAAVVDGELRQLAPAPMAVLRALAASPGKVLSRTALLRTLPRGADEHAVEMAVARLRAGLKAPRVVQTVVKRGYRLRVD, from the coding sequence ATGCGGGACGAGCTGGCCGGCTTCACCATCGGGGTCACCGCCGACCGGCGGCGCGACGAACTGGCCGCGTTGCTCCAGCGGCGTGGGGCGCGGGTGGTGCTCGCTCCGGCGCTGCGGATCGTCCCGCTGGCCGACGACACCGACCTGCGTGAGGCCACCCGGGCCTGCCTGGAACACCCGCCGGACGTGCTGATGGCGAACACCGGCATCGGCATGCGGGGCTGGCTGGAGGCGGCCGAGGGCTGGGGGCTGGCCGAGCCGCTGCGCGCCACGCTCGCCGGGGCGTACGTGGTGTCCCGCGGCCCGAAGGCGACCGGGGCGATCCGCGCCGCCGGGCTGCGCGAGCACTGGTCGCCGGATTCGGAGAGCTGCGACGAGGTGGTCGAGCACCTGGTCCGGCGCGGGGTGGCCGGCCAGGTGGTGGCGATGCAGCTGCACGGCGAGCGGCAGCCCGAGTGCGCCGACGCGCTGGTGGCCGCCGGCGCCACGGTGATCGAGGTGCCGGTCTACCGGTGGGCTCCGCCGGCCGACCCGGCGCCGCTGCACCGGCTCATCGACCTGGTGGCCGGGCGACTCGTCGACGCGGTCACGTTCACGTCGGCCCCGGCGGCCGAGGCGCTGCTGCGGGCGGCCGGGGACCGCACCGAGACGGTGCTGGAGGCGCTGCGCGGCGACGTGCTGGCCGGGTGCGTCGGCACCGTCACCGCCGAGCCGCTGGTCCGGCGCGGGGTGCCGGTGAGCGCGCCGAGCCGGGCCCGCCTGGGCGCGCTGGTGCGCACCATCGTCGAGGAACTGCCCCGGCGCACGATCTCGGTGAAGGCGGCCGGGCACGTGCTGACGCTGCGCGGGCACGCCGCGGTGGTGGACGGGGAACTGCGCCAGCTGGCGCCGGCGCCGATGGCGGTGCTTCGGGCGCTCGCGGCGTCGCCGGGGAAGGTGCTGTCCCGCACCGCGTTGCTGCGGACGCTGCCGCGCGGCGCCGACGAGCACGCGGTGGAGATGGCTGTCGCCCGCCTGCGGGCCGGGCTGAAGGCGCCCCGCGTGGTGCAGACGGTGGTCAAGCGGGGGTACCGCCTGCGGGTCGACTGA
- a CDS encoding roadblock/LC7 domain-containing protein, which translates to MNRPAAMQDMGWLLTNFADSVAGIAHVVAVSADGLLLASSRDLPGDRADQLAAITSGVVSLTEGAARMFSAGGVLQTVIEMDSGYLFLMSISDGSSMAVLAARSCDVGQVGYEMALLVERVGQALVPLPRDAVRS; encoded by the coding sequence ATGAACAGGCCGGCGGCCATGCAGGACATGGGGTGGCTTCTCACCAACTTCGCCGACAGCGTTGCGGGTATCGCGCACGTGGTGGCGGTGTCCGCGGACGGACTGCTGCTCGCCTCCTCCCGGGACCTGCCCGGGGACCGGGCCGACCAGCTCGCCGCGATCACCTCGGGTGTGGTGAGCCTGACCGAGGGCGCGGCGCGGATGTTCAGCGCCGGCGGGGTGTTGCAGACCGTGATCGAGATGGACAGCGGCTACCTGTTCCTGATGTCCATCAGCGACGGCTCGTCGATGGCGGTGCTCGCGGCGCGCAGCTGCGACGTCGGCCAGGTGGGTTACGAGATGGCGCTGCTGGTGGAGCGGGTCGGCCAGGCGCTGGTCCCGCTGCCGAGAGACGCCGTCCGCTCCTGA
- a CDS encoding ATP/GTP-binding protein, whose product MDFANYDPDGVNRGREIISAKIVIAGGFGVGKTTLVGAISEIQPLTTEALMTAAGVGIDDASKVPGKETTTVAMDFGRITMAEDLILYLFGTPGQTRFWFMWDEIIRGAVGAAVLVDTRRITDAFAPLDYFENRKLPYVVALNRFEDAPHYELEEVREALAISPDVPMVLCDARRRDSVKQVLVTVVEHAMLRLQAEHGYAASVG is encoded by the coding sequence GTGGACTTCGCGAACTATGACCCCGACGGGGTGAACCGCGGCCGGGAGATCATCTCCGCGAAGATCGTGATCGCGGGCGGCTTCGGCGTGGGCAAGACCACCCTGGTCGGGGCGATCTCCGAGATCCAGCCGCTGACCACCGAGGCGCTGATGACCGCGGCCGGCGTGGGCATCGACGACGCGTCGAAGGTACCGGGTAAGGAGACCACCACGGTCGCCATGGACTTCGGCCGTATCACCATGGCCGAGGACCTGATCCTCTATCTGTTCGGCACGCCCGGCCAGACCCGGTTCTGGTTCATGTGGGACGAGATCATCCGGGGTGCGGTGGGCGCGGCGGTGCTGGTGGACACCCGCCGGATCACCGACGCGTTCGCGCCGCTGGACTACTTCGAGAACCGCAAGCTGCCGTACGTCGTGGCGTTGAACCGCTTCGAAGACGCGCCGCACTACGAGCTGGAGGAGGTCCGGGAGGCGCTCGCCATCTCCCCGGACGTGCCGATGGTCCTGTGCGACGCCCGGCGGCGGGACTCGGTCAAGCAGGTGCTGGTCACGGTGGTCGAGCACGCGATGCTCCGCCTCCAGGCCGAGCACGGCTACGCGGCCTCGGTGGGCTGA
- a CDS encoding ABC transporter substrate-binding protein: protein MSPIRSASIAALASAVLATTLTGCGIGGDPQDTSPIVIAADLELSGASAPVGKVYQRALQLKVEQLNASGALGGRKIDLRVKDNRSDAAESLRNINDFSGDSRVSAVIMGGCNECAVGAARTIGEKRIPTIALASSSAVTEPVAERRYVFKLAPNATDSAAALAAELERREIRKVALLHSAEGYGQEGLAALRRELSKTSVKLVANESVRVTDTEVGTQINQLVARKPQALVLWTTPEQAMLAATTARQSKFRGSLFFDATAAGDLFLGPSARSTDEATLIFTQTMVIDDVIATTPAKAARRQWFQDYTARFGGYNGFSSFAADAVQLIADAELRAGGEPGKVDRDALRDVLETSQLDGLSGPIRMTPDNHSGLMPQALTTLVARGGRWRLAG from the coding sequence TTGAGCCCCATCCGCTCCGCGAGCATCGCGGCGCTCGCATCGGCCGTGCTGGCCACCACGCTCACCGGCTGCGGGATCGGCGGGGACCCGCAGGACACAAGCCCCATCGTGATCGCCGCCGACCTGGAACTCTCCGGCGCGTCGGCGCCGGTCGGCAAGGTGTACCAACGGGCTCTGCAACTGAAGGTCGAGCAGTTGAACGCGTCCGGCGCACTGGGCGGCCGGAAGATCGATCTGCGGGTCAAGGACAACCGCTCGGACGCTGCGGAATCCTTGCGGAACATCAATGATTTCAGCGGTGACTCGCGGGTGAGCGCCGTCATCATGGGCGGCTGCAACGAATGCGCCGTCGGCGCGGCCCGCACGATCGGTGAGAAGCGCATTCCGACGATCGCACTGGCGTCGTCGAGTGCCGTCACCGAGCCGGTGGCCGAGCGCCGATATGTCTTCAAGCTCGCCCCGAACGCCACCGACAGCGCCGCCGCACTCGCCGCGGAACTGGAGCGGCGCGAGATCCGCAAGGTGGCGCTGCTGCACAGCGCCGAGGGTTACGGCCAGGAAGGGCTCGCCGCCCTGCGCCGCGAGCTGAGCAAGACCTCCGTGAAGCTGGTCGCCAACGAGTCGGTGCGGGTCACCGACACCGAGGTCGGCACGCAGATCAACCAGCTGGTCGCCCGCAAGCCGCAGGCACTGGTCCTGTGGACCACGCCGGAGCAGGCGATGCTGGCCGCCACCACGGCCCGGCAGAGCAAGTTCCGCGGGTCGCTGTTCTTCGACGCCACGGCCGCCGGCGACCTCTTCCTGGGCCCCTCGGCCCGCTCCACCGACGAGGCCACGCTGATCTTCACCCAGACCATGGTGATCGACGACGTGATCGCCACCACCCCGGCCAAGGCCGCGCGGCGGCAGTGGTTCCAGGACTACACCGCCCGGTTCGGCGGCTACAACGGCTTCTCCTCGTTCGCCGCGGACGCGGTCCAGCTGATCGCCGACGCCGAGCTACGGGCCGGCGGCGAGCCCGGCAAGGTCGACCGGGACGCGCTGCGCGACGTGCTGGAGACCTCCCAGCTCGACGGGCTGTCCGGGCCGATCCGGATGACGCCGGACAACCACTCCGGGCTGATGCCGCAGGCGTTGACGACGCTCGTGGCTCGTGGTGGTCGTTGGCGGCTTGCCGGCTAG
- the nirB gene encoding nitrite reductase large subunit NirB, with the protein MSERSRLVVVGNGMVGQRFVEALRARDTDGRWRVTVLAEERRPAYDRVRLSAVFDGVDADELTVHTPDPGVDLRLGEPATGVDRARRVVTTAAGAYPYDALVLATGSYAFVPPVDGTDLPGVFVYRTLDDLAAIREHARGRRTGAVIGGGLLGLEAANALRLLGLTTSVVEFAPRLMPVQVDEAGGAMLRRYVEELGVTPYLGVATTALRPGPDGSVAALDLADGRSLDAELVVVAAGIRPRDELARAAGLPLGPRGGVLVDASCRTADERIWAVGECAAVDGVCHGLVAPGYATAEVVADRLLGGAATFPGADTATKLKLLGVDVASFGDAHGVTPGCLDVTYTDPATRSYAKLVLSDDARTLLGGVLVGDASAYPTLRASVGGPLPGPPLALLAPAGGAGAGAGALPAGAQVCSCNAVTRADLDAAIAGGATDVPALKACTRAGTSCGSCVPMLKQLLDAAGVRQSTALCEHFDHSRQELFDLIRVRGIRTFSRLVAEHGRGGGCDICKPVVASILASLGTGHVLDGEQASLQDTNDHFLANLQRDGSYSVVPRIPGGEITPEKLIAIGEVARDFRLYTKITGGQRIDLFGARVDQLPQIWRRLVDAGFESGHAYGKALRTVKSCVGDTWCRYGVQDSVGLAVALELRYRGLRAPHKLKSAVSGCARECAEARSKDFGIIATESGWNLYVGGNGGFRPRHADLFATDLSTAELVTLIDRFLMYYIRTADRLQRTAAWIEAMDGGLDHLRSVLVDDSLGLCADLDAAMARHVTSYSDEWRDVLEDPDRLRRFTSFVNAPDVPDPSITFTQERGQPVPARGAPPDGGHRRQPVVLGLPEVRR; encoded by the coding sequence ATGAGCGAGCGAAGCAGGCTTGTCGTCGTCGGGAACGGCATGGTGGGGCAGCGCTTCGTCGAGGCGCTGCGAGCCCGGGACACCGACGGGCGGTGGCGGGTCACGGTGCTGGCCGAGGAGCGGCGTCCGGCGTACGACCGGGTGCGCCTCTCGGCCGTCTTCGACGGGGTGGACGCCGACGAGCTGACCGTGCACACCCCCGACCCCGGGGTGGACCTGCGGCTGGGCGAGCCGGCCACCGGCGTCGACCGGGCCCGGCGGGTGGTGACCACGGCGGCCGGTGCGTACCCGTACGACGCGCTGGTGCTCGCCACCGGCTCGTACGCGTTCGTGCCGCCGGTCGACGGCACCGATCTACCAGGCGTCTTCGTCTACCGGACGCTGGACGACCTGGCCGCGATCCGGGAGCACGCCCGGGGCCGCCGTACCGGCGCGGTGATCGGCGGCGGACTGCTCGGGCTGGAGGCGGCGAACGCGTTGCGGCTGCTCGGGCTCACCACGAGCGTGGTCGAGTTCGCGCCCCGGCTGATGCCGGTGCAGGTGGACGAGGCGGGCGGGGCGATGCTCCGGCGGTACGTCGAGGAGCTGGGCGTCACGCCGTACCTCGGGGTGGCCACCACGGCGCTGCGTCCCGGGCCGGACGGCTCGGTGGCCGCGCTCGACCTGGCCGACGGCCGCAGCCTCGACGCGGAGCTGGTGGTGGTGGCGGCCGGGATCCGGCCGCGTGACGAGCTGGCCCGCGCGGCCGGGCTGCCGCTGGGCCCGCGCGGCGGCGTGCTGGTGGATGCGTCCTGCCGGACGGCCGACGAGCGGATCTGGGCGGTCGGCGAGTGCGCGGCGGTGGACGGGGTCTGCCACGGTCTGGTCGCGCCCGGGTACGCCACCGCCGAGGTGGTGGCGGACCGGCTGCTCGGCGGCGCGGCCACGTTCCCCGGCGCGGACACCGCCACGAAACTCAAGCTGCTCGGCGTGGACGTGGCGTCGTTCGGTGACGCGCACGGCGTCACCCCCGGCTGCCTCGACGTGACGTACACCGATCCGGCCACCCGCTCGTACGCGAAGCTGGTCCTCTCCGACGACGCGCGGACGCTGCTCGGTGGCGTGCTGGTCGGGGACGCGAGCGCGTACCCGACGTTGCGGGCCAGTGTCGGCGGGCCGCTGCCCGGTCCCCCGCTGGCGTTGCTGGCGCCGGCCGGCGGCGCGGGTGCCGGTGCGGGCGCGTTGCCCGCCGGCGCGCAGGTCTGCTCGTGCAACGCGGTGACCCGGGCCGACCTGGACGCGGCGATCGCCGGTGGGGCGACCGACGTGCCGGCGTTGAAGGCGTGCACCCGGGCCGGTACGAGCTGCGGTTCGTGCGTGCCGATGCTGAAGCAGTTGCTGGACGCCGCCGGGGTGCGTCAGTCCACCGCGCTGTGCGAGCACTTCGACCACAGCCGGCAGGAGCTGTTCGACCTGATCCGGGTGCGGGGCATCCGCACGTTCTCCCGGCTCGTCGCCGAGCACGGGCGCGGCGGCGGGTGCGACATCTGCAAGCCGGTGGTGGCCTCCATCCTGGCCTCGCTCGGCACCGGGCACGTGCTCGACGGCGAGCAGGCGTCGCTCCAGGACACGAACGACCATTTCCTGGCCAACCTGCAACGCGACGGCAGCTACTCGGTGGTGCCCCGGATTCCCGGCGGCGAGATCACCCCGGAGAAGCTGATCGCGATCGGCGAGGTGGCACGCGACTTCCGGCTCTACACGAAGATCACCGGTGGGCAGCGGATCGACCTGTTCGGCGCGCGGGTCGACCAGTTGCCGCAGATCTGGCGGCGGCTCGTCGACGCGGGCTTCGAGTCGGGTCACGCCTACGGCAAGGCGCTGCGCACCGTGAAGTCCTGCGTGGGTGACACCTGGTGCCGCTACGGCGTGCAGGACTCGGTCGGGCTCGCCGTCGCGCTGGAGCTGCGCTACCGGGGCCTGCGCGCGCCGCACAAGCTCAAGTCGGCGGTCTCCGGCTGCGCCCGCGAGTGCGCCGAGGCCCGGAGCAAGGACTTCGGGATCATCGCCACCGAGAGCGGCTGGAACCTGTACGTCGGCGGCAACGGCGGTTTCCGGCCCCGGCACGCCGACCTGTTCGCCACCGACCTGAGCACGGCGGAACTGGTCACGCTGATCGACAGGTTCCTCATGTACTACATCCGCACCGCCGACCGGTTGCAGCGCACCGCCGCCTGGATCGAGGCCATGGACGGCGGCCTGGACCACCTCCGGTCGGTGCTCGTGGACGACTCGCTCGGGCTCTGCGCCGACCTCGACGCGGCGATGGCCCGGCACGTCACGAGCTACTCCGACGAGTGGCGCGACGTGCTGGAGGACCCGGACCGACTGCGCCGCTTCACCTCCTTCGTCAACGCGCCCGACGTGCCCGACCCGTCCATCACGTTCACCCAGGAGCGGGGCCAGCCGGTGCCGGCCCGGGGCGCGCCCCCGGACGGCGGACACCGCCGCCAGCCCGTCGTGCTGGGACTGCCGGAGGTGCGCCGATGA